The Brevibacillus brevis genome contains a region encoding:
- a CDS encoding peptide ABC transporter substrate-binding protein, whose translation MKKNVFVAMSSILVLGAALAGCGGGNQAAPADSNASAGKTENSAPTAGSKVLKLNLHSEPPTADPGIAEDTTSSTIITATFEGLTRVGKDGKYNPAAAESYTVSEDGKKYTFKIRDNKWSNGDPVSAKDFEYAWKRALNPKTASNYAYQLYYVKGAEAYNKGKGKVEDVGVKAVDDKTLEVELANPTPFFLELVAFKTYFPVNPKVVEGNEKWATDAKTVIGNGPFKMDSWEHKSKLVVSKNDNYWDKDNVKLDKIEFSMVEDENTELSMWENGELHWAGAPTSALPTDAIPALKESGKMTTQPIAGTYFYRFNTEKPPFNNVKIRKAFAYAIDRQSLIDNILQAGQLPATGYVPPSMALNKDGFYKDNDIETAKKLLEEGMKEEGLTKFPALTLSFNTSEGHKKIAEAIQDQWKKNLGVDVKLENKEWKVYLDDVHQGKYQVARAGWLGDFNDPINFLEMFKEKDGGNNDTRWENPKYKELLNQSALELDPEKRKAILAQAEQILMDEMPIMPIYYYTQSWVKDDRVQDVIIDGLGAVDYKYADFVEKK comes from the coding sequence ATGAAAAAGAATGTTTTCGTGGCAATGAGTTCTATCCTCGTTCTTGGCGCGGCACTCGCAGGATGCGGTGGCGGAAACCAGGCGGCACCGGCAGATAGCAATGCATCGGCAGGAAAGACAGAAAATTCTGCACCAACAGCTGGCTCTAAAGTACTGAAACTGAACTTGCACTCCGAGCCACCAACAGCTGACCCAGGTATCGCGGAAGATACAACTTCCAGCACCATCATCACTGCTACCTTCGAAGGTCTGACTCGCGTTGGTAAAGACGGTAAATACAATCCAGCAGCAGCAGAGAGCTACACTGTTTCTGAAGACGGTAAAAAATATACATTCAAAATTCGTGATAACAAATGGAGCAATGGCGATCCTGTATCGGCAAAAGATTTCGAATATGCTTGGAAACGCGCTCTTAATCCAAAAACAGCTTCCAACTATGCATACCAACTGTACTATGTGAAGGGCGCAGAAGCCTACAACAAAGGCAAGGGTAAAGTAGAAGACGTTGGCGTAAAAGCAGTTGACGATAAAACACTCGAAGTAGAACTGGCAAACCCAACGCCATTCTTCTTGGAGCTGGTTGCATTCAAAACATACTTCCCAGTTAATCCAAAAGTAGTAGAGGGCAACGAGAAATGGGCTACTGATGCGAAAACAGTTATTGGTAACGGTCCATTCAAAATGGATTCTTGGGAGCACAAGAGCAAGCTCGTCGTTTCCAAAAACGATAACTACTGGGATAAAGACAACGTAAAATTGGACAAAATCGAATTCTCCATGGTAGAGGATGAGAATACTGAGCTGTCCATGTGGGAAAACGGTGAATTGCACTGGGCAGGAGCTCCAACTTCTGCGTTGCCAACTGACGCGATCCCGGCTTTGAAAGAATCCGGTAAAATGACAACTCAGCCAATCGCGGGTACTTACTTCTACCGTTTCAACACAGAAAAACCACCGTTCAACAATGTGAAAATCCGTAAAGCGTTTGCCTATGCGATCGATCGTCAAAGCCTGATCGACAACATCCTGCAAGCTGGTCAATTGCCTGCAACAGGCTATGTACCACCAAGCATGGCGCTGAACAAAGACGGTTTCTACAAGGATAATGACATTGAAACAGCGAAGAAATTGCTCGAAGAAGGTATGAAAGAAGAGGGTCTCACCAAATTCCCAGCACTTACTCTTTCCTTCAACACTTCCGAAGGTCACAAAAAGATTGCTGAGGCAATCCAAGACCAATGGAAGAAAAACCTCGGCGTAGACGTGAAGCTCGAGAACAAAGAGTGGAAGGTTTACTTGGACGATGTACACCAAGGTAAATACCAAGTGGCTCGTGCAGGCTGGTTGGGTGACTTCAACGATCCAATCAACTTCTTGGAAATGTTCAAGGAAAAAGACGGCGGAAACAACGATACTCGTTGGGAAAATCCGAAGTACAAAGAACTCCTGAACCAATCCGCTCTGGAGCTAGACCCAGAAAAACGTAAAGCAATCTTGGCGCAGGCTGAGCAAATCCTGATGGATGAAATGCCAATTATGCCAATCTACTACTATACTCAATCTTGGGTGAAGGACGACAGAGTACAAGATGTTATCATCGATGGTCTGGGTGCTGTAGACTACAAGTACGCAGATTTCGTAGAAAAGAAATAA